In Triticum aestivum cultivar Chinese Spring chromosome 5B, IWGSC CS RefSeq v2.1, whole genome shotgun sequence, the following proteins share a genomic window:
- the LOC123110415 gene encoding F-box/LRR-repeat protein 14 yields MEDLPEALLTEILKRITRTSDLKSFTLVSKQLCKIEGDQRGAIHVGSGVCTATKALASLCARFPNLRKVEIDYSGWIPGHGKQLDNKGLSVFSSHCSSLIDLTLSFCSCIDDSGLACLAYCKTLVSLRLNSAPEITSVGLFSVAVGCTNLSALHLTDCENIDNVEWLEYLGRHGSLEELVVKNCKGINHHDFLKFDSGWMKLQKFEFERKRERFDCLPGDVIYDSLYDAHSMDAYDFCCESLKDLRLAHIKTWPEVGLRILLGKCKALEKLCLEYVHALNDNDMIALSRSCSNLKSILLRLNLQRYSSDVSYCETRTSFTDASLYALALNCRMLQMVDLSFTGCSPDWPSEIGFTQQGFLVLIRSCPIRVLVLNNANFFDDEGMKALSSSPHLETLELILCHAVTDAGMHFIAHTPCLSNLTLRVCHHITDVGVAELGRAHKLESLVIEYCGEVSPQAAQVVAKSVHYSKDCSDALMKRIGLGIY; encoded by the coding sequence ATGGAGGACCTACCAGAGGCTCTGCTGACAGAGATTCTCAAGAGGATCACCAGGACAAGTGATCTCAAGTCTTTTACCCTTGTGTCAAAGCAGCTCTGCAAGATAGAGGGGGATCAAAGGGGTGCTATCCATGTTGGTTCCGGTGTTTGCACTGCTACAAAAGCACTGGCATCATTGTGCGCCCGGTTCCCAAATCTGCGGAAAGTGGAAATCGATTACTCTGGCTGGATACCTGGACATGGAAAGCAGCTGGACAACAAAGGCCTCTCTGTGTTTTCATCTCACTGTTCCTCGCTGATTGACCTCACCTTAAGCTTCTGCTCATGCATCGATGACTCTGGGCTTGCTTGTTTAGCTTATTGCAAGACATTGGTGTCTCTCAGGCTCAACTCCGCACCAGAAATAACGTCAGTTGGGCTTTTCTCGGTTGCAGTTGGTTGCACAAATCTATCTGCTCTCCACCTTACTGATTGCGAGAACATCGACAATGTAGAGTGGCTGGAATACCTTGGTAGGCATGGATCGTTAGAAGAGCTTGTGGTGAAGAATTGCAAAGGAATCAATCATCATGACTTCCTAAAGTTTGATTCTGGATGGATGAAGCTCCAGAAGTTTGAGTTTGAGAGGAAAAGAGAAAGATTTGATTGTCTTCCAGGTGATGTGATCTATGACTCCTTGTACGATGCTCACAGTATGGATGCATATGATTTCTGCTGTGAGAGCTTGAAGGATTTAAGGTTGGCGCATATTAAAACTTGGCCCGAAGTAGGACTTCGTATTCTCCTAGGGAAGTGTAAAGCATTGGAGAAGCTTTGCCTTGAGTATGTTCATGCCCTAAATGACAATGACATGATTGCATTGTCTCGGAGCTGCAGCAACCTTAAAAGCATCTTACTTAGGCTCAACCTGCAGCGCTACTCTAGTGATGTCAGCTATTGTGAAACCAGGACGTCATTTACTGATGCCAGCCTTTACGCTCTAGCCCTCAACTGTCGTATGCTTCAGATGGTTGACCTCAGCTTTACAGGATGTTCCCCTGACTGGCCATCAGAAATAGGATTCACACAGCAGGGTTTTCTGGTGCTCATTCGGTCCTGCCCGATTCGCGTTCTCGTGCTCAACAACGCCAACTTCTTTGATGACGAGGGGATGAAGGCCCTGTCATCCTCACCACATCTGGAGACGCTCGAGCTTATATTGTGTCATGCGGTAACTGATGCCGGGATGCACTTCATTGCGCACACCCCATGCTTGAGCAATCTTACACTTCGGGTGTGTCATCACATTACTGATGTTGGAGTGGCTGAACTGGGGCGTGCACATAAGTTAGAGTCTTTGGTCATTGAGTATTGTGGTGAGGTCTCTCCGCAAGCTGCGCAGGTTGTTGCCAAGTCAGTTCACTACTCCAAGGACTGTTCAGATGCCCTTATGAAGAGAATTGGTCTTGGCATCTATTGA
- the LOC123115675 gene encoding uncharacterized protein translates to MVHSSCHVVGILTSLFRRGYERIPPEEKEEVEQVQTQDGCKSVLCEGCMKAMVECEEERDGEGPEGCGDRLMARCRLQIRSGTSFACWKDLHDASYMYTLAGSWRKAIHAYGELAAYSLRRGSELSAGSALLRAAKCYAEIEDKGAEEFAAMKLSLEEALALFAKNGDLRLCATACSDLAEFHMEHNDFQNALLFYQRAAKYHGTTNRRANQFYSFRAQLVACLLANEEALRANGVLPIHDYKRNSTAGYMKPSDPDWSLMLDQLLDTTSITHD, encoded by the exons ATGGTCCACTCTAGCTGCCACGTCGTCGGGATCTTAACGTCGCTGTTTCGCCGCGGCTACGAACGGATCCCCCCGGAGGAAAAGGAGGAGGTCGAACAGGTGCAGACGCAGGATGGATGCAAAAGCGTGCTGTGCGAGGGGTGCATGAAGGCGATGGTGGAGTGCGAGGAAGAGCGGGATGGGGAGGGTCCGGAGGGGTGCGGCGACCGGCTCATGGCCAGGTGCAGGCTCCAGATCCGGAGCGGGACGAGCTTCGCCTGCTGGAAGGATTTGCACGACGCCTCCTACATGTACACCCTAGCCGGAAGCT GGAGGAAAGCGATACATGCATACGGCGAGCTAGCTGCCTATTCCCTCAGG AGAGGAAGCGAGCTGTCTGCGGGATCCGCGCTTCTCCGTGCGGCGAAATGCTATGCCGAGATCGAAGACAAAGGCGCCGAGGAATTCGCCGCCATGAAGCTCTCACTGGAGGAGGCGCTCGCGCTCTTCGCCAAGAACGGCGACCTGCGGCTGTGCGCCACCGCGTGCTCCGACCTAGCTGAGTTCCACATGGAGCATAACGACTTCCAGAATGCACTGCTCTTCTACCAGCGAGCCGCCAAGTACCACGGCACCACCAACCGGCGCGCCAACCAGTTCTACAGCTTCAGAGCCCAGCTTGTCGCGTGTCTGCTGGCCAACGAAGAGGCGCTCCGCGCCAATGGAGTGCTGCCGATTCACGACTACAAACGGAATTCCACCGCGGGGTACATGAAGCCGAGCGATCCTGATTGGTCTCTTATGCTGGACCAGCTGCTCGATACGACCAGTATAACACATGACTAA